The Rhodopseudomonas palustris genome window below encodes:
- a CDS encoding gamma-glutamyl-gamma-aminobutyrate hydrolase family protein produces MARRAVVGVIGNAHLVDNRFAVQHVGERNLRAVSEVANALPLMFAGCSEITEIEELLEIVDGILLTGGRANVHPTHFNAEPHPRHEPYDEARDALALNLVRTCVDRGIPLLGICRGLQEMNVAFGGSLHPEIRELPGRINHRMPRLETGEIHPDATVVFADRHDVQLKPEGVFAKLLGRDLIRVNSLHGQGILEPGGRIVIEGIAEDGTIEAICIDGAPGFALGVQWHAEYDPQHNPINREIFLAFGEALRAYQISRRQPTGLRKSG; encoded by the coding sequence ATGGCGCGCAGAGCGGTGGTCGGCGTGATCGGCAACGCCCATCTCGTCGACAATCGGTTTGCCGTCCAGCACGTCGGTGAACGCAACCTGCGCGCGGTGTCCGAGGTCGCCAATGCGCTGCCGCTGATGTTCGCCGGCTGCTCCGAGATCACCGAGATCGAGGAACTGCTCGAGATCGTCGACGGCATCCTGCTCACCGGCGGCCGCGCCAACGTGCATCCGACGCATTTCAACGCCGAACCGCATCCGCGCCACGAACCTTATGACGAAGCCCGCGACGCGCTGGCGCTGAATCTGGTGCGCACCTGCGTCGATCGTGGCATTCCGCTGCTCGGCATCTGCCGCGGCCTGCAGGAGATGAACGTCGCCTTCGGCGGCTCGCTGCATCCGGAAATCCGCGAATTGCCCGGCCGCATCAACCATCGCATGCCGCGGCTGGAGACCGGGGAAATCCATCCCGACGCCACCGTGGTGTTCGCCGATCGTCACGACGTCCAGCTCAAGCCGGAGGGCGTGTTCGCGAAGCTGCTCGGGCGCGACCTGATCCGTGTCAATTCGCTGCACGGCCAGGGCATCCTGGAGCCCGGCGGACGCATCGTGATCGAAGGGATAGCCGAGGACGGCACGATCGAGGCGATCTGCATCGACGGGGCGCCGGGCTTCGCGCTCGGCGTGCAATGGCACGCGGAATACGATCCGCAGCACAACCCGATCAACCGCGAGATCTTCCTCGCCTTCGGCGAAGCCCTGCGGGCGTATCAGATCAGCCGCCGCCAGCCGACAGGTCTGCGGAAATCCGGGTAG
- the ilvD gene encoding dihydroxy-acid dehydratase → MPAYRSRTTTHGRNMAGARGLWRATGMKDSDFGKPIIAVVNSFTQFVPGHVHLKDLGQLVAREIEAAGGVAKEFNTIAVDDGIAMGHDGMLYSLPSRELIADSVEYMVNAHCADAMVCISNCDKITPGMLMAAMRLNIPAVFVSGGPMEAGKVVLKGKTHAVDLIDAMVAAADSSMSDEDVQTMERSACPTCGSCSGMFTANSMNCLAEALGLALPGNGSVLATHADRRRLFVEAGHTIVDLARRYYEGDDASVLPRNVASFEAFENAMTLDIAMGGSTNTVLHLLAAAREAELDFSMKDIDRLSRKVPCLSKIAPSVSDVHMEDVHRAGGIMAILGELDRAGLIHNSCPTVHAETLGAALARWDIRQSNSEAVRTFYRAAPGGVPTQVAFSQDRRYDELDLDRQNGVIRDAEHAFSKDGGLAVLYGNIALDGCIVKTAGVDASILTFSGPAKVFESQDDAVSAILGNKIVAGDVIVIRYEGPRGGPGMQEMLYPTSYLKSKGLGKACALITDGRFSGGTSGLSIGHVSPEAAEGGLIGLVRNGDRISIDIPNRGITLDVPADELARRGEEEEAKGDKAWQPKDRKRKVSAALQAYAMLTTSAANGAVRDVNRRLGKGK, encoded by the coding sequence ATGCCTGCATATCGATCCCGAACGACCACTCACGGCCGCAACATGGCCGGCGCGCGCGGCCTGTGGCGCGCCACCGGCATGAAGGATTCCGATTTCGGCAAGCCGATCATCGCGGTCGTCAACTCGTTCACGCAGTTCGTGCCGGGGCACGTGCATCTGAAGGATCTCGGCCAGCTCGTCGCCCGCGAGATCGAGGCGGCCGGAGGCGTCGCCAAGGAGTTCAACACGATTGCGGTCGATGACGGCATCGCGATGGGCCATGACGGCATGCTGTACAGCCTGCCGTCGCGCGAACTGATCGCCGACAGCGTCGAATACATGGTCAACGCGCATTGCGCCGACGCGATGGTCTGCATCTCCAACTGCGACAAGATCACCCCCGGCATGCTGATGGCCGCGATGCGGCTCAACATCCCCGCGGTGTTCGTCTCCGGCGGGCCGATGGAAGCCGGCAAGGTCGTTCTGAAAGGCAAGACCCACGCCGTCGACCTGATCGACGCCATGGTCGCCGCCGCCGACAGCAGCATGAGCGACGAAGACGTGCAGACGATGGAACGCTCGGCGTGCCCGACCTGCGGCTCGTGTTCGGGCATGTTCACCGCCAATTCGATGAACTGCCTCGCCGAGGCGTTGGGTCTCGCGCTGCCCGGTAACGGCTCTGTGCTCGCCACCCATGCCGATCGCAGGCGGCTGTTCGTCGAGGCCGGTCACACCATCGTCGATCTGGCGCGGCGTTACTACGAGGGCGACGATGCCTCGGTGCTGCCGCGCAACGTCGCGAGCTTCGAGGCGTTCGAGAACGCGATGACGCTCGACATCGCGATGGGCGGCTCGACCAACACCGTGCTGCATCTGCTCGCCGCGGCGCGCGAGGCCGAACTCGACTTCTCGATGAAGGACATCGACCGGCTGTCGCGCAAGGTGCCGTGCCTGAGCAAGATCGCGCCTTCGGTGTCCGACGTTCACATGGAGGACGTGCATCGCGCCGGCGGCATCATGGCGATCCTCGGCGAACTCGATCGCGCCGGGCTGATCCACAATTCCTGCCCGACCGTGCATGCCGAGACGCTCGGCGCCGCGCTGGCGCGCTGGGACATCCGGCAGAGCAACAGCGAAGCGGTCCGCACGTTCTATCGGGCCGCGCCGGGCGGCGTGCCGACCCAGGTCGCGTTCAGCCAGGATCGGCGCTACGACGAGCTCGACCTCGACCGGCAGAACGGCGTGATCCGCGACGCCGAGCATGCGTTCAGCAAGGATGGCGGTCTCGCCGTGCTGTACGGCAACATCGCGCTCGACGGCTGCATCGTGAAGACCGCCGGCGTCGACGCCTCGATCCTGACGTTCTCGGGGCCGGCGAAAGTGTTCGAAAGCCAGGACGATGCGGTGTCGGCCATCCTCGGCAACAAGATCGTCGCCGGCGACGTCATCGTGATCCGCTACGAAGGGCCGCGTGGCGGGCCGGGCATGCAGGAGATGCTGTATCCGACCAGCTATCTGAAGTCGAAGGGCCTCGGCAAAGCCTGCGCGCTGATCACCGACGGCCGGTTCTCCGGCGGCACCTCGGGCCTGTCGATCGGTCACGTCTCGCCCGAGGCTGCGGAAGGCGGGCTGATCGGACTGGTGCGCAACGGCGACCGGATTTCGATCGACATTCCCAATCGCGGCATCACGCTTGATGTTCCCGCCGACGAGCTGGCGCGGCGCGGCGAAGAGGAAGAGGCGAAGGGCGACAAGGCGTGGCAGCCGAAGGACCGCAAGCGCAAGGTCTCGGCCGCGCTGCAGGCCTATGCCATGCTGACCACCAGCGCCGCCAACGGCGCGGTGCGCGACGTCAACCGCAGGCTCGGTAAGGGCAAGTAG
- a CDS encoding GTP-binding protein produces MAQSLLPVTVLSGFLGAGKTTLLNRMLTNREGRRIAVIVNDMSEVNIDAELVRQDGGLTRSEESLVEMTNGCICCTLREDLLIEVRKLAESGRFDALVIESTGIAEPMPIATTFEFRDEEGDSLSDIARLDTMVTVVDAASLLANYSSQEFLRDRGQVTGEEDDRTLVDLLVDQIEFADVIVLNKVSATSPARREAARAIVRSLNSDALIIETDFGDVPLQSVLHTGLFDFDRAHQHPLWFKELNGFKDHVPETVEYGISSFVYRARRPFHPARFQGFCNSVWPGVIRAKGFFWLATRPHHVGELAQAGAMVRTSKRGLWWSAVPESRWPDHQSWRDAMRPYFDPVWGDRRQEIVFIGTGEMDEAALRRQLDACLVGDPTEFTPEAWRALPDPFPNWAPPQAS; encoded by the coding sequence ATGGCTCAATCCCTGCTTCCGGTTACGGTGCTGTCCGGCTTCCTCGGCGCCGGAAAGACCACTTTGCTCAATCGCATGCTGACCAATCGCGAAGGCCGGCGCATCGCCGTCATCGTCAACGACATGAGCGAGGTGAACATCGACGCCGAGTTGGTGCGGCAGGACGGCGGGCTGACGCGATCTGAAGAATCGCTGGTCGAGATGACCAATGGCTGCATCTGCTGCACGCTGCGGGAAGATCTGCTGATCGAGGTGCGCAAGCTCGCCGAAAGCGGCCGATTCGACGCCCTGGTGATCGAGTCCACCGGGATCGCCGAGCCGATGCCGATCGCCACCACCTTCGAGTTCCGCGACGAAGAGGGCGACAGCCTGTCCGACATTGCCCGGCTCGACACCATGGTGACGGTGGTCGACGCCGCGAGCCTGCTCGCGAATTATTCGAGCCAGGAATTCTTGCGCGACCGCGGCCAGGTGACCGGCGAGGAAGACGATCGGACGCTTGTGGACCTGCTGGTCGACCAGATCGAGTTCGCCGACGTGATCGTGCTGAACAAGGTCTCGGCGACCTCCCCCGCCCGCCGCGAGGCCGCGCGGGCGATCGTCCGCTCGTTGAATTCCGATGCGCTGATCATCGAGACGGATTTCGGCGACGTCCCGCTGCAATCGGTGCTGCACACCGGGCTGTTCGATTTCGACAGGGCGCATCAGCATCCGCTGTGGTTCAAGGAACTGAACGGCTTCAAGGATCACGTGCCGGAAACCGTCGAATACGGCATCAGTTCGTTCGTGTATCGCGCAAGGCGACCGTTTCACCCCGCGCGTTTCCAGGGATTCTGCAACAGCGTCTGGCCGGGCGTGATCCGCGCCAAGGGCTTCTTCTGGCTGGCCACCAGGCCGCATCATGTGGGCGAACTGGCGCAGGCCGGCGCGATGGTCCGGACCTCGAAGCGCGGCCTGTGGTGGTCGGCGGTGCCGGAATCGCGATGGCCAGACCATCAATCGTGGCGCGACGCGATGCGGCCCTATTTCGATCCGGTGTGGGGCGATCGTCGGCAGGAAATCGTGTTCATCGGCACCGGCGAGATGGACGAAGCCGCTCTGCGCCGGCAGCTCGACGCCTGTCTGGTCGGAGACCCGACAGAATTCACCCCGGAGGCCTGGCGGGCGCTGCCAGACCCTTTCCCGAATTGGGCGCCCCCGCAGGCGTCATAG
- a CDS encoding Crp/Fnr family transcriptional regulator: MERIHRILIDKLKEHSRIGHDDMIAVQSLSFTVRELSRNEDFIRQGDTPKVSALVVEGLVGRYHLLPSGRRQYLSFHMAGDMPDSQALFLDRMDHALCAIGTAMVASIPHKQLTRTFEQRPQVGFAVWRETLIDAAIFREAITNNSARDMTARMAHLFCELFYRAEASRLTRDGIMSLPIGLAQLGETLGMAIATVNRTLAELRAARTVEFRGGELEMLDWPRLAEIGQFDPSYLHLRKAPAVAFAE, encoded by the coding sequence GTGGAGAGAATCCATCGTATCCTGATCGACAAGCTGAAGGAGCATTCGCGGATCGGCCACGATGATATGATTGCAGTTCAGTCGCTCAGCTTCACGGTCCGCGAACTCAGCCGGAACGAGGACTTCATTCGCCAGGGCGACACGCCGAAGGTGTCGGCGCTCGTGGTCGAAGGCCTGGTCGGCCGCTATCATCTGCTGCCGAGCGGACGGCGGCAATATCTGTCGTTTCACATGGCGGGAGACATGCCGGATTCGCAGGCGCTGTTTCTCGACCGGATGGATCATGCCCTGTGCGCCATCGGCACTGCAATGGTCGCGTCGATTCCCCACAAGCAACTGACGCGCACCTTCGAGCAGCGGCCGCAGGTCGGTTTTGCCGTCTGGCGGGAAACACTGATCGACGCCGCCATTTTCCGCGAGGCGATCACCAACAACAGCGCCCGCGACATGACCGCGCGGATGGCGCATCTGTTCTGCGAGCTGTTCTACCGCGCCGAGGCGTCGCGCCTCACCCGAGACGGCATCATGAGTCTGCCGATCGGCCTGGCGCAGCTCGGCGAAACGCTGGGCATGGCGATTGCGACCGTCAACCGCACGCTGGCCGAGCTGCGCGCCGCGCGGACCGTCGAATTCCGCGGCGGCGAACTCGAGATGCTGGACTGGCCGCGGCTCGCCGAGATCGGCCAGTTCGATCCGAGCTATCTCCATCTCAGGAAGGCGCCCGCCGTCGCATTCGCCGAATGA
- a CDS encoding long-chain fatty acid--CoA ligase, which translates to MSFAYFDWITHHAEARPDRIALIDLTTQRTLTYRVLDERVDRLAAHLATLGVGRGDRVAVLAANTTDTLEVQFACFRLGAIFVPLNVRLTVHELAFIVGDAAPRVLAHDTDFAAMAGELQSQCAIAHLLQFGEPYEAALAASPRLDRAEAVTLDDVSTIMYTSGTTGKPKGAMITHGMTFINAVNLGIPAFISQRTVFLCVMPLFHTGGLNCYTNPVLHAGGTVILMRAFDPGETLKIIGDASIGLTHFFGVPSIYQFMCQHPAFADTDLSRLQLAGVGGAPMPVPLLRIWQDRGCVLVQGYGMTETSPAVLILDSDDAARKAGSAGKPVLHADLKIVGPDGEPVQPGEMGELWVKGPNITPGYWNRPEANRTSFTDGWLHTGDAARVDDEGFYYIVDRTKDMYISGGENVYPAEVEDVLYQLPEIAEAAVIGAPDPQWGETGVAIVAVKSGRDLSESKLHTHCRERLARFKCPQRVIFVEALPRNATGKVHKPTLRERFLSRETADA; encoded by the coding sequence ATGAGCTTTGCTTATTTCGACTGGATCACCCATCACGCCGAAGCTCGTCCCGACCGAATTGCGTTGATCGACCTCACCACGCAGCGCACATTGACCTATCGCGTGCTCGACGAGCGGGTCGATCGCCTGGCTGCGCATCTCGCGACACTCGGCGTCGGCCGTGGCGACCGCGTTGCGGTGCTGGCCGCCAACACCACCGACACGCTGGAGGTGCAATTCGCCTGCTTCCGGCTCGGTGCGATCTTCGTGCCGCTGAATGTGCGGCTGACGGTGCACGAACTCGCCTTCATCGTCGGCGACGCCGCGCCGCGTGTGCTGGCGCACGACACTGATTTCGCCGCGATGGCCGGCGAGCTTCAAAGCCAATGCGCAATCGCCCATCTGCTGCAGTTCGGCGAACCCTATGAGGCCGCGCTCGCCGCCTCCCCGCGCCTCGACCGGGCCGAAGCGGTGACGCTCGATGACGTCTCCACCATCATGTACACTTCGGGGACGACCGGCAAACCGAAGGGCGCCATGATCACGCATGGCATGACCTTCATCAACGCGGTCAATCTCGGCATCCCGGCCTTCATCTCGCAGCGCACCGTATTTCTCTGCGTGATGCCGCTGTTCCACACCGGCGGGCTGAATTGCTACACCAACCCGGTGCTGCATGCCGGCGGCACGGTGATCCTGATGCGCGCCTTCGATCCCGGCGAGACGCTGAAGATCATCGGCGACGCGAGCATCGGGCTGACGCATTTCTTCGGCGTGCCGTCGATCTATCAGTTCATGTGCCAACACCCTGCGTTCGCCGACACCGATTTGTCGCGCCTGCAGCTTGCCGGCGTCGGCGGCGCGCCGATGCCGGTGCCGCTGCTCAGGATCTGGCAGGACCGCGGCTGCGTTCTGGTGCAGGGCTACGGCATGACCGAAACCAGCCCTGCCGTGCTGATCCTGGATTCCGACGACGCGGCGCGCAAGGCGGGCTCCGCCGGCAAGCCGGTGCTGCACGCGGACCTGAAAATCGTCGGCCCCGACGGCGAACCGGTTCAGCCCGGCGAGATGGGCGAGCTCTGGGTGAAGGGCCCGAACATCACGCCCGGCTACTGGAACCGGCCGGAAGCCAACCGCACCTCATTCACCGATGGCTGGCTGCACACCGGCGACGCCGCGCGCGTCGACGACGAAGGCTTCTACTACATCGTCGACCGCACCAAGGACATGTACATCTCCGGCGGCGAGAACGTCTATCCGGCCGAAGTCGAGGACGTGCTGTATCAACTGCCCGAGATCGCCGAGGCCGCCGTGATCGGCGCGCCCGATCCGCAATGGGGCGAGACCGGCGTCGCCATCGTCGCCGTCAAGAGCGGGCGGGACTTGTCCGAGAGCAAGTTGCACACCCATTGCCGCGAGCGGCTGGCGCGCTTCAAATGTCCGCAGCGGGTGATCTTCGTCGAGGCTTTGCCACGCAACGCCACCGGCAAGGTGCACAAGCCGACGCTGCGCGAGCGATTTCTCTCGCGCGAGACGGCGGACGCTTGA
- a CDS encoding enoyl-CoA hydratase-related protein, producing MAWVLSEQRGAVAVLTLNNPEQYNAMRRGLLGELHAALSAALADASVRAIVLTGAGRGFCAGAQLGGETFDAGANVAPWMRAELSPLLEAMRNADKPIVVAVNGPAAGAGVGLALAGDIVLAARSAKFVLSFVKLGAALDAGTSLFLQRSIGVARARALALLGRPLGAEQAAEWGLIYQVVEDSELMTEAMAIAQQLASGPPISIGLIKQQVERAWSASLAETLDDEAERQGRAFVTSDLREGAAAFVEKRAARFTGR from the coding sequence ATGGCGTGGGTATTGTCGGAGCAGCGCGGCGCGGTCGCCGTGCTGACGCTGAATAATCCCGAGCAGTACAACGCGATGCGTCGCGGCCTGCTCGGTGAACTGCACGCTGCGCTGAGTGCAGCGCTGGCCGATGCTTCGGTGCGCGCGATCGTGCTCACCGGAGCGGGCAGAGGCTTCTGCGCCGGCGCGCAGCTCGGCGGCGAGACGTTCGACGCGGGTGCCAACGTCGCGCCGTGGATGCGTGCCGAACTCAGTCCGTTGCTCGAGGCGATGCGCAACGCCGACAAGCCGATCGTCGTCGCCGTCAATGGCCCGGCGGCCGGCGCTGGTGTCGGTCTGGCGCTCGCCGGTGACATCGTGCTCGCGGCGCGGTCGGCGAAGTTCGTGCTCAGCTTCGTCAAGCTCGGCGCCGCGCTCGATGCGGGCACCTCGCTGTTCCTGCAGCGCTCGATCGGCGTGGCGCGGGCGCGGGCGCTGGCGCTGCTCGGCCGGCCGCTCGGCGCCGAGCAGGCCGCGGAGTGGGGTCTGATCTATCAGGTCGTCGAGGATTCCGAATTGATGACCGAGGCGATGGCGATCGCGCAGCAGCTCGCCAGCGGGCCGCCGATCAGCATCGGCCTGATCAAGCAGCAGGTCGAAAGGGCCTGGAGTGCGTCGCTCGCCGAAACGCTCGACGACGAGGCCGAGCGTCAGGGGCGAGCCTTCGTCACCTCCGATCTGCGCGAAGGCGCCGCCGCCTTCGTCGAAAAGCGCGCGGCGCGTTTCACCGGGCGATAG
- a CDS encoding acyl-CoA dehydrogenase family protein encodes MQYRSPWMTEELDAFRDQFRKFLAKDLAPHAEQWRKQKMVDRSAWLKLGEMGALVPSVPEAYGGLGGTFAYDAAIYEDMESIVPDALSGVTVSSGIVAHYILNYGSEEQKQRWLPAMARGELIGGIAMTEPGTGSDLQSVRTTAKLEGDTYVINGQKTFITNGQNADLIIVVARTGGPGAKGLSLIAMETKDNPGFKRGRNLDKIGLHASDTSELFFENAIAPKENVLGGEEGKGFVQLMQQLPQERLIIAVGAVAAMERAVKLTTDYTRERKAFGQPILEFQNTAFKLAERKTEAFIARVFVDFCIERLIAGDLDAVTASMAKWWTTQKQVETVDECLQLHGGYGYMQEYPIGRMFVDARIQKIYGGTNEVMKLLIARSL; translated from the coding sequence ATGCAGTACCGATCGCCCTGGATGACCGAGGAACTGGACGCGTTTCGCGACCAGTTCCGCAAGTTTCTCGCCAAGGATCTCGCGCCGCACGCCGAACAATGGCGCAAACAGAAGATGGTGGATCGCTCCGCCTGGCTGAAGCTGGGCGAGATGGGCGCGCTGGTGCCGAGCGTGCCGGAGGCCTATGGCGGCCTCGGCGGCACTTTCGCCTACGACGCGGCGATCTACGAGGACATGGAATCGATCGTTCCGGACGCATTGTCCGGCGTCACCGTGTCGAGCGGCATCGTCGCGCACTACATCCTGAACTACGGCTCCGAGGAGCAGAAGCAGCGCTGGCTGCCGGCGATGGCGCGCGGTGAGCTGATCGGCGGCATCGCGATGACCGAGCCCGGCACCGGCTCCGACCTGCAGAGCGTGCGCACCACGGCGAAGCTCGAGGGCGATACTTACGTCATCAACGGCCAGAAGACCTTCATCACCAACGGCCAGAATGCCGATCTGATCATCGTCGTCGCCCGCACCGGCGGCCCGGGCGCCAAGGGGCTGTCGCTGATCGCGATGGAGACGAAAGACAATCCCGGCTTCAAGCGCGGCCGCAACCTCGACAAAATCGGCCTGCACGCCTCCGACACGTCCGAATTGTTCTTCGAGAACGCCATTGCGCCGAAGGAGAATGTGCTCGGCGGCGAGGAGGGCAAAGGCTTCGTTCAGTTGATGCAGCAATTGCCGCAGGAGCGGCTGATCATCGCGGTCGGTGCGGTGGCGGCGATGGAGCGCGCGGTCAAGCTGACCACCGACTACACCCGCGAGCGCAAGGCGTTCGGGCAGCCGATCCTCGAATTTCAGAACACCGCGTTCAAGCTAGCCGAGCGCAAGACCGAGGCGTTCATCGCCCGTGTGTTCGTCGATTTCTGCATCGAGCGGCTGATCGCAGGCGATCTCGACGCGGTGACGGCGTCGATGGCGAAGTGGTGGACCACGCAGAAGCAGGTCGAGACCGTCGACGAGTGTCTGCAGCTGCATGGCGGCTACGGCTACATGCAGGAATATCCGATCGGGCGGATGTTCGTGGATGCGCGGATTCAGAAGATCTACGGCGGCACGAACGAAGTGATGAAGCTGTTGATCGCGCGGTCGCTGTAG
- a CDS encoding SDR family NAD(P)-dependent oxidoreductase translates to MSKLQGKVALVTGSGRGIGRAIALKLASEGARVVVNDLDDAPGDAVAAEIKAAGGEAIAINGSVSEPGFADRFVGAAVEQFGGLDIIVNNAGYTWDSTIQKMTDEQFQAMLDVHLVAPFRILRAAAEPIRIFAKKEAEAGREVFRKVVNISSIAGLYGNAGQASYSSAKASLVGLTRTLCKEWGRYKVNVNCVAFGLINTRLTQPIEAQQKTIDVAGRDIKVGVQPQMLDAMARMIPLGRGGTPEEAADAVYLFCSPESNYISGQVVVCGGGLII, encoded by the coding sequence ATGTCCAAACTGCAAGGCAAGGTGGCGCTGGTCACCGGATCGGGCCGCGGCATCGGCCGCGCCATCGCGCTGAAGCTCGCCAGCGAAGGCGCGCGCGTGGTCGTCAACGATCTCGACGATGCGCCGGGCGATGCGGTCGCCGCCGAAATCAAGGCGGCCGGCGGCGAGGCGATCGCGATCAACGGCAGCGTGTCCGAGCCGGGCTTTGCCGATCGCTTCGTCGGCGCCGCGGTCGAGCAGTTCGGCGGCCTCGACATCATCGTCAACAACGCCGGCTATACCTGGGACTCGACGATCCAGAAAATGACCGACGAGCAGTTCCAGGCGATGCTCGACGTGCATCTGGTGGCGCCGTTCCGCATCCTGCGCGCGGCCGCCGAACCGATCCGCATCTTCGCCAAGAAGGAGGCCGAGGCCGGCCGCGAGGTGTTCCGCAAGGTCGTCAACATCTCATCGATCGCCGGGCTCTACGGCAATGCCGGGCAGGCGAGCTATTCGTCCGCCAAGGCGTCGCTGGTCGGGCTGACGCGGACGTTGTGCAAGGAATGGGGCCGTTACAAGGTCAACGTCAATTGCGTGGCGTTCGGGCTGATCAACACCCGTCTGACCCAGCCGATCGAGGCGCAGCAGAAAACCATCGACGTCGCCGGTCGCGACATCAAGGTCGGGGTCCAGCCGCAGATGCTCGATGCCATGGCGCGGATGATCCCGCTCGGCCGCGGCGGCACGCCGGAAGAGGCGGCCGACGCGGTCTATCTGTTCTGCAGCCCGGAATCGAACTACATCAGTGGTCAGGTCGTCGTCTGCGGCGGCGGTCTCATCATTTAG
- a CDS encoding MaoC family dehydratase codes for MTHTNNSPAVGDRVVHKQFLPISRHRLALYCGASGDHNPIHVDIDFAKASGFPDVFSHGMLVMGYLGQALSDAFPPDRIRAFSTRFAAITQVGAELTCEGTVAELFEVGGERRARLALTTKDQHGETKLAGEAVVAL; via the coding sequence ATGACCCACACCAACAACTCGCCCGCGGTCGGCGACCGCGTCGTCCACAAGCAGTTTCTGCCGATCAGCCGGCATCGGCTGGCGCTGTATTGCGGCGCCTCCGGCGACCACAACCCGATCCATGTCGATATCGACTTCGCCAAGGCATCGGGATTCCCAGACGTGTTCAGCCACGGCATGTTGGTGATGGGCTATCTCGGCCAGGCGCTCAGCGATGCGTTTCCGCCTGATCGAATTCGAGCCTTCTCGACGCGCTTTGCGGCGATCACCCAGGTCGGCGCCGAATTGACCTGCGAGGGCACGGTCGCCGAGCTGTTCGAGGTCGGGGGCGAGCGTCGCGCCAGGCTGGCGCTCACCACCAAGGACCAGCACGGCGAGACCAAGCTCGCCGGCGAAGCCGTGGTCGCTCTCTGA
- a CDS encoding MaoC family dehydratase N-terminal domain-containing protein: MVDQSAVGHRFTPVTAHVEPGRLRYFLDTLGDGNPVYRDAAAAKADGYAGVPVPPTYLFCLEMLDNQKPFEFLTALDIDLGRVLHGEQSFVYHAPVVVGDTLTFSPRVVSVVDKKGGAMTLIVVETAVTNQDGVHVADTARTIVVRNGSPS; encoded by the coding sequence ATGGTTGATCAATCTGCGGTCGGTCACCGGTTCACGCCGGTCACCGCTCATGTCGAGCCGGGACGTTTGCGTTATTTTCTCGATACGCTCGGCGACGGCAATCCGGTCTATCGCGACGCCGCGGCGGCGAAGGCCGACGGCTACGCCGGGGTTCCGGTGCCGCCGACCTATCTGTTCTGCCTCGAGATGCTCGACAACCAGAAGCCGTTCGAGTTTCTCACGGCGCTCGATATTGATCTCGGCCGCGTCCTGCACGGCGAGCAGAGTTTCGTCTATCACGCCCCGGTGGTGGTCGGCGACACGCTGACCTTCAGCCCACGCGTCGTCAGTGTGGTCGACAAGAAGGGCGGCGCGATGACGCTGATCGTCGTCGAAACCGCGGTCACCAATCAGGATGGCGTGCACGTCGCCGACACGGCGCGGACCATCGTCGTGCGCAACGGATCACCCTCATGA